A genomic segment from Nitratiruptor sp. YY08-10 encodes:
- a CDS encoding LysR family transcriptional regulator, whose product MRITLRQMELFLEVAKMGHLTQVAKKYGLSQSAVSMSLKELESILGCKLFERVQKKLVLNEKGRIFFTEIEPLIYKLRDIEREFMTSENKGQLIVGASTTIADYILPNIVCEYMEQYPEVKISLKIGNTAEIVEMVEGGDIDIGYIEGEIICPNCTTTPLGKDELVVVTGDKELAEKKEHFIDTLLQYKWVLREEGSGTKSEFIKKIGKFASELNIYLELRHTEAIINVLKEVPKSLSCVSKLAVKDRLESGELYEISIKGYDFSRDFYQIVYKNKYQSELFKKFSLYARSRFAARLGENYEKSL is encoded by the coding sequence ATGAGAATAACACTACGGCAAATGGAACTCTTTTTGGAAGTTGCCAAAATGGGTCATCTCACGCAAGTGGCCAAAAAATATGGTCTGAGTCAGTCTGCTGTTTCCATGTCACTCAAAGAGCTTGAGTCCATTTTAGGATGCAAACTTTTTGAACGCGTCCAGAAAAAACTAGTACTCAATGAAAAAGGGAGAATCTTTTTTACTGAAATCGAACCTCTTATTTACAAATTGAGAGATATCGAACGCGAATTCATGACCAGTGAAAACAAGGGGCAATTAATCGTTGGGGCCAGTACGACTATAGCAGATTATATTTTGCCAAATATCGTGTGTGAATATATGGAGCAGTATCCAGAGGTTAAAATCTCCTTGAAAATAGGAAATACTGCTGAAATTGTGGAGATGGTAGAGGGCGGAGATATCGATATAGGATATATCGAAGGGGAAATCATCTGTCCAAACTGTACGACTACGCCTCTTGGTAAAGACGAGCTTGTTGTGGTGACAGGGGATAAAGAGCTTGCAGAAAAAAAAGAGCATTTCATCGATACCTTGCTTCAGTATAAATGGGTACTTCGTGAAGAAGGGAGTGGAACAAAGAGCGAATTTATCAAAAAAATTGGCAAATTTGCATCGGAACTCAATATCTACCTTGAGTTGCGTCATACCGAAGCGATCATCAATGTTTTAAAAGAGGTGCCAAAAAGTCTCAGTTGTGTGAGTAAACTTGCGGTAAAAGATCGACTGGAGTCCGGGGAGCTGTATGAGATCAGTATAAAAGGATATGACTTTAGCAGAGATTTTTACCAAATTGTCTATAAAAACAAGTATCAAAGCGAACTATTTAAAAAATTCTCACTCTATGCAAGAAGCCGTTTTGCAGCGAGACTAGGAGAGAATTATGAAAAATCTCTATGA
- a CDS encoding NAD(P)H-hydrate dehydratase, protein MKNLYENVGFLDQKCYQIYDLPEDILMEHAAHALSEAVRKRVDEGAKILIVAGPGNNGGDGVACARQLLGEHKVELFMPYGAKSEMCKIQLDRFLACGGELRDDINEADIVIDALFGSGLSKPLREDAVHLIRRLNQMDAFKIACDIPSGIDVKGNPLPIAFEADLTITMGALKAALFMDHAKDYVGEIEVADLGVSRKLYESPSSWKLLEKSDLKPPYRTKKDSNKGNYGHLSVIAGEKEGAAIMAALSALRFGAGLVTVVTYEKIHVPYELMHSSALPSKTTALAVGMGLGLEYSDEDFKRLVLDQEVPIVVDADLFYSQKILQLLQKPKIVLTPHPKEFSALLKICGLEEVGVEEIQKDRIGYVQKFCKAYSNVVLLLKGANPIIAKDEKLFINPLGSNALAKGGSGDVLTGLIGALLAQGYDPLDAAIQGSLAHAVASQKVEVANYALRPTDLIEAVGLI, encoded by the coding sequence ATGAAAAATCTCTATGAAAATGTAGGATTTTTGGACCAGAAATGTTATCAGATCTATGATTTACCAGAAGATATTTTGATGGAGCATGCCGCTCATGCTTTGAGTGAGGCGGTGAGAAAAAGAGTGGATGAGGGTGCGAAAATATTGATCGTTGCAGGACCTGGAAACAACGGAGGTGATGGTGTAGCATGTGCCAGGCAGCTTTTGGGTGAACATAAAGTAGAACTTTTTATGCCCTACGGGGCCAAAAGCGAGATGTGCAAAATACAACTTGATCGTTTTTTGGCCTGTGGCGGGGAGTTACGTGATGATATAAATGAAGCTGATATTGTTATCGATGCACTTTTTGGCAGTGGACTTTCCAAACCGCTGCGTGAAGATGCCGTGCATCTCATTCGAAGACTCAATCAGATGGATGCATTCAAAATAGCCTGTGATATTCCAAGCGGAATAGACGTAAAGGGCAATCCTTTGCCTATAGCATTTGAAGCAGATTTGACGATTACGATGGGAGCATTGAAAGCGGCTCTTTTTATGGATCATGCAAAGGATTATGTGGGGGAGATTGAAGTTGCCGATCTTGGTGTCAGCCGAAAGCTGTATGAGAGTCCAAGCAGTTGGAAACTTCTTGAAAAAAGTGATCTAAAGCCTCCGTATAGAACGAAAAAAGACTCCAATAAAGGGAATTATGGTCATCTAAGTGTTATTGCAGGTGAAAAAGAGGGAGCTGCAATTATGGCAGCGCTTTCAGCCCTTCGCTTTGGAGCGGGGCTTGTAACAGTTGTAACTTATGAAAAAATCCATGTTCCCTATGAGCTGATGCATTCATCCGCTCTTCCTTCAAAGACAACCGCTCTGGCTGTAGGTATGGGACTGGGACTTGAGTATAGTGATGAGGATTTTAAAAGGCTGGTTTTGGATCAAGAGGTTCCTATCGTCGTGGATGCCGATCTTTTTTACAGCCAAAAGATTTTGCAACTTCTGCAAAAACCAAAAATTGTTCTTACGCCTCATCCAAAAGAGTTTTCTGCTTTGCTAAAAATCTGTGGCTTAGAGGAGGTGGGTGTAGAAGAGATTCAAAAGGATCGGATAGGATATGTTCAAAAGTTTTGTAAAGCGTATTCAAATGTTGTACTGCTTTTAAAAGGTGCAAATCCTATCATTGCAAAAGATGAAAAACTCTTCATCAATCCATTGGGATCCAATGCATTAGCAAAAGGGGGAAGCGGCGATGTGCTTACAGGACTTATCGGGGCACTTTTAGCACAGGGGTATGATCCGCTGGATGCCGCGATACAAGGCAGCCTTGCTCATGCTGTTGCAAGTCAAAAAGTTGAGGTGGCAAATTATGCATTACGTCCAACAGATCTTATCGAAGCGGTTGGATTAATATGA
- the purN gene encoding phosphoribosylglycinamide formyltransferase — MKKIVILFSGRGTNLENIIQKLHKKSLIVAKAITNNPNAAGIQRAKKYGIEVEVIDHLLFGSRESFDQKLVESIEEVNPDLVVLAGFMRILTPIFTSRIKNAINIHPSLLPLFKGAKAIEQSYHSDMKVAGVTVHWVSEELDSGDIIDQACFHREDESFEAFEAKIHALEYELYPKVIEKLLREKSPQKA; from the coding sequence ATGAAAAAAATTGTTATTCTTTTTAGCGGCAGAGGAACCAATCTAGAAAATATTATCCAAAAGCTGCATAAAAAAAGTCTCATTGTAGCCAAAGCAATTACAAACAATCCCAATGCAGCAGGGATTCAAAGAGCCAAAAAATATGGGATAGAAGTAGAAGTGATCGATCATCTACTTTTTGGGAGCAGAGAATCATTTGATCAAAAATTGGTTGAGTCTATCGAAGAAGTCAATCCAGATCTTGTGGTTTTAGCGGGATTTATGAGAATTTTAACTCCAATATTTACGAGCCGTATCAAAAACGCCATCAATATCCATCCCTCCTTACTGCCTCTTTTTAAAGGGGCAAAAGCGATTGAGCAAAGTTATCATTCAGATATGAAAGTAGCCGGTGTAACGGTGCACTGGGTTTCTGAAGAGCTTGATAGCGGAGATATCATCGACCAAGCCTGTTTTCATAGAGAGGATGAGAGTTTTGAAGCGTTTGAAGCCAAAATCCACGCTTTGGAGTATGAGCTTTATCCAAAAGTTATAGAAAAGCTTTTAAGAGAAAAATCCCCCCAAAAAGCGTAA
- a CDS encoding MgtC/SapB family protein, which translates to MDYEILKHIFIALAIGIMIGLQRSLTYILKNNQVFMGTRTFALIALGGFLSGWIETKVDGFILLSFFLFALFVALTYYFKVQILKKIGITTQIAAILTFIFGLMVWYRLENYAIFLAVITVVLLEIKPKLQQIERHISPTDINAVVLLLVMTFIILPILPDKMIGPYHLFNPYKTWVMAIIISALSFIGYVAIKTLGQRHGVLITGAAGGLISSTAVSITLSDIFPREHNLIKIYTAGIAISWTFMFIRVFVEALLIDWNVAKLVAVPYLLTAAMGGIYVYYLYKTSPTTKLTFHNEELEKNPLQLSEAIKFGLLFGIIYGAIAFVETKYGNIGVYIVSVISGITDVDAITLSLSEMAKESRLGLIPALTGIVLASYTNTLVKLGIVYWLGGRSLGWSVTKFTILITITLFGGIFLLKAFL; encoded by the coding sequence ATGGATTATGAGATACTAAAACACATATTTATTGCTTTGGCTATCGGTATCATGATAGGCTTGCAGCGATCCCTCACATACATTCTCAAAAACAATCAAGTTTTTATGGGAACCAGAACTTTTGCACTCATAGCACTCGGAGGGTTTTTGAGTGGATGGATAGAGACAAAAGTAGATGGATTTATTCTTCTCTCTTTTTTCCTTTTTGCTCTGTTTGTCGCGCTTACCTACTACTTCAAAGTCCAAATTTTAAAAAAGATTGGCATTACGACTCAAATCGCAGCAATTTTGACCTTTATTTTTGGTCTCATGGTATGGTATAGACTAGAAAACTACGCTATCTTTTTAGCTGTCATTACAGTAGTGCTTCTTGAAATCAAACCAAAACTGCAACAGATTGAACGCCATATCTCGCCAACCGATATCAATGCTGTAGTTCTTTTGCTTGTGATGACATTCATCATCTTGCCAATCTTGCCGGACAAGATGATAGGGCCATATCACCTTTTCAACCCATATAAAACATGGGTTATGGCCATCATCATCTCCGCCCTTAGCTTCATCGGCTATGTTGCCATCAAAACTTTGGGGCAAAGACACGGTGTACTTATTACCGGAGCTGCTGGAGGCCTCATCTCTTCTACGGCTGTTTCTATCACACTATCTGATATTTTCCCAAGGGAGCACAACCTCATCAAAATCTATACTGCAGGTATCGCAATTTCTTGGACTTTTATGTTTATACGGGTTTTTGTAGAAGCTCTTTTGATTGACTGGAATGTGGCAAAACTGGTTGCAGTTCCTTATCTTCTAACTGCTGCTATGGGTGGTATCTATGTCTATTATCTTTATAAAACATCTCCAACAACTAAATTGACATTCCATAATGAAGAGCTGGAAAAAAACCCTTTGCAACTTTCTGAAGCAATCAAATTCGGTCTGCTTTTTGGCATCATCTATGGAGCCATCGCTTTTGTCGAGACAAAGTATGGCAATATCGGCGTCTATATCGTCTCTGTTATTTCAGGCATTACCGATGTTGACGCAATCACTCTTTCATTGAGCGAGATGGCGAAAGAGAGTCGTCTAGGTCTAATTCCAGCCCTTACCGGTATCGTTTTGGCAAGCTATACCAATACCCTTGTAAAGCTTGGCATCGTATACTGGCTTGGGGGGAGATCCCTTGGATGGAGTGTGACAAAATTTACTATATTGATAACAATTACGCTTTTTGGGGGGATTTTTCTCTTAAAAGCTTTTCTATAA
- a CDS encoding HAD-IC family P-type ATPase, which translates to MSEQFLGQFLLLLALLFGFTYFLAGFFEKLKIPGILAALFVGMGIHYTPINTMLQSGLGGNIFTLLADLGVLFLLFFIGLQIDIKEMKSQSGEIVLATLLNTIIPFLMGIGVMLYLGYGWLIAFVIGLTRMPTAEAVIVPILDEFNLIRTKIGNYIVGAGVLDDVIEVFLVAFVSVWIGMKTGVVRSESQEITDILINATIFIAAAFLARKFILVPLSKWTKTTVVNLIVLMILTLFIFGGFAEYSDLGLVVGAIVAGIIIRPVFDKAGEIGENATKAVKAVSYGFFGILFFLWIGMSVDLEGLIKAPELAILLFLATFVGKLIGILLMVPMKKLTFKEAITIGIGLNARLTTEIIVAKLLLDAKIIDTELFTALIAASSVSTVIVPLTFSLLASRWKDEFVSAPAITPKERAAIKEAPIPWHAKKIEEIIQLLHTDPKRGLSDEEAQKRLQVYGPNKIVSTKKIPWYVILFRQFTDVLILILLVAAGISFAIGEVGDGWTIMAIVILNGILGFVQEFKAEKAIEALQKMLSPHCKVLRNSEQKEIETKYLVPGDVVILQIGDKVPADLRLIESVNLKIDESALTGESVPVNKWIDPVPQQAPLAERKDMAYMGTNVTNGYGKGIVVATGMATEFGKIAKLTSEVEQAPTPLQRKLAVLGKKLGIISIAISVLVAIIGYLFGKDLFEMFMTGISLAVAVVPEGLPAVVTITLALGVKAMVKRHALLRRLQAAENLGSANVICTDKTGTLTQNQMTVKKIWLFSEEIEATGSGYDPAGHFEKNGKKVDYKHDKALLKLLHTGLVCNHASLKKDQNGWHAIGDPTEVSLIVAAYKAWLAPKDEKIISEFSFNSERKRMTVIVDENGKRVAYIKGAPEVLLQRAAYYDDGSGIKPLDEKMKKQFEEAYIQYAKSGLRTLALGYIIVPDSIKLDPDDVEKDIVLLGIVGIIDPPRPEVPDAIKTAQEAGIKVIMITGDAPLTALAIAKEIGLKATRAITGNELATMDDDALQKAIKEDVIFARVAPQDKLRIVDILQKEGLIVAMTGDGVNDAPALKKADVGIAMGLRGTDVAKGAADIILLDDNFASIIKAVKEGRRQYDNIKKFVTYLLSSNTGEVIAIFVNILLGGPLILLPVQILWMNLVTDGMTAVALGVEPAEAGIMKRPPQAVNAPFLQLRGIIMILLLGSYIGFGTLWLFHHYLSLGLPQNEAIALAQTVAFTGIIILEKMNVFNYRSLHAPMPVIGFFSNPWLLLAWTFTVGAQVAAVYVPFLQNALHTVPLQLKDWALIFEIAVPIFLVVELYKWFEWWVLRKKG; encoded by the coding sequence ATGAGTGAACAATTTTTAGGCCAGTTTCTCCTTTTGTTGGCTCTTTTGTTTGGCTTTACCTACTTTTTAGCAGGCTTTTTTGAAAAATTAAAGATTCCTGGTATTTTAGCTGCTCTCTTCGTAGGTATGGGGATTCATTACACTCCTATCAATACAATGCTGCAATCTGGGCTCGGGGGAAACATCTTTACTCTCCTTGCAGATCTTGGCGTGCTATTTTTACTCTTTTTTATCGGACTGCAAATTGATATAAAAGAGATGAAAAGCCAAAGCGGTGAAATAGTCCTTGCTACACTGCTCAATACGATCATTCCCTTTTTGATGGGCATTGGTGTTATGCTCTATCTGGGATATGGATGGCTCATCGCCTTTGTGATAGGCCTTACCCGTATGCCAACAGCTGAAGCTGTAATAGTACCCATTTTAGATGAATTCAATCTCATCCGAACAAAAATTGGCAACTATATCGTTGGAGCTGGGGTACTTGATGATGTTATCGAAGTATTTCTCGTAGCTTTCGTCTCTGTGTGGATCGGTATGAAAACCGGAGTAGTAAGGAGTGAATCCCAAGAGATTACCGATATTTTAATAAACGCAACTATCTTCATCGCTGCTGCTTTTCTTGCTAGAAAATTTATATTAGTACCTCTATCTAAATGGACAAAAACGACAGTAGTCAACCTCATCGTCTTGATGATCCTCACACTTTTCATCTTTGGAGGATTTGCCGAATACAGTGATCTTGGCCTTGTTGTGGGTGCCATTGTCGCTGGTATCATTATCCGGCCTGTTTTTGACAAGGCAGGTGAAATTGGCGAAAATGCAACAAAGGCAGTGAAAGCTGTAAGCTACGGTTTTTTTGGTATTCTCTTCTTCCTTTGGATTGGAATGAGTGTGGACCTTGAGGGTCTTATCAAAGCTCCGGAACTCGCAATCCTACTCTTTTTGGCTACCTTTGTAGGAAAACTCATAGGTATCCTCCTTATGGTCCCTATGAAAAAACTTACTTTTAAAGAGGCAATAACGATTGGAATAGGACTCAATGCAAGGCTTACTACTGAAATCATTGTCGCCAAACTGCTTTTGGATGCAAAAATCATCGATACGGAGCTCTTCACAGCTTTAATAGCCGCTTCGAGTGTTTCTACCGTTATTGTGCCACTCACATTCTCTTTGCTAGCTTCAAGATGGAAAGATGAGTTTGTATCTGCACCCGCTATTACACCAAAAGAGCGTGCAGCCATCAAAGAGGCTCCAATACCTTGGCATGCGAAAAAGATTGAAGAAATTATACAGCTTTTGCATACCGATCCTAAAAGAGGACTCAGTGATGAAGAAGCGCAAAAACGGCTGCAAGTTTATGGCCCCAACAAGATAGTTTCCACCAAAAAAATCCCTTGGTACGTTATCTTGTTTCGGCAGTTTACTGATGTACTCATCCTTATCCTTCTTGTAGCTGCAGGGATCAGTTTCGCTATAGGCGAAGTGGGCGATGGCTGGACTATTATGGCTATTGTTATCCTCAACGGCATCTTGGGTTTTGTTCAAGAATTCAAAGCAGAAAAAGCGATCGAAGCACTGCAAAAAATGCTCTCACCACACTGCAAAGTACTTCGTAATAGTGAGCAAAAAGAGATAGAGACCAAATACCTTGTACCTGGTGATGTTGTCATACTTCAAATAGGAGACAAAGTCCCGGCAGATCTTCGTCTTATTGAATCTGTCAATCTTAAAATAGACGAATCCGCACTCACAGGCGAATCGGTACCGGTCAACAAATGGATAGATCCCGTTCCTCAACAAGCCCCATTAGCAGAGCGAAAAGATATGGCTTATATGGGAACAAATGTAACCAATGGATATGGTAAAGGGATCGTTGTAGCAACGGGTATGGCTACAGAATTTGGCAAAATCGCCAAACTCACAAGCGAAGTAGAGCAAGCTCCCACGCCACTGCAACGAAAACTAGCGGTTCTAGGCAAAAAACTTGGCATCATCTCCATCGCAATTTCCGTTCTTGTTGCCATAATTGGATATCTTTTTGGAAAAGATCTTTTTGAAATGTTCATGACAGGCATCTCTTTGGCTGTAGCCGTTGTGCCCGAGGGTTTGCCTGCAGTTGTCACCATTACACTGGCTCTTGGAGTCAAAGCGATGGTCAAACGCCATGCACTGCTAAGAAGACTCCAGGCAGCAGAGAATCTTGGAAGTGCAAATGTGATCTGTACCGATAAAACCGGTACCCTCACCCAAAATCAGATGACAGTCAAAAAAATATGGCTTTTTAGTGAAGAGATTGAAGCTACTGGCAGTGGCTACGATCCGGCTGGACATTTTGAGAAAAATGGTAAAAAAGTAGACTATAAACATGATAAAGCTCTTTTGAAACTGCTACATACTGGACTTGTTTGCAATCACGCATCGCTAAAAAAAGATCAAAACGGATGGCATGCCATAGGAGATCCCACAGAGGTTTCATTGATTGTTGCAGCATATAAAGCTTGGCTTGCACCAAAAGATGAAAAAATCATCAGTGAGTTTTCATTTAATAGTGAGCGAAAACGAATGACGGTGATTGTCGATGAGAACGGCAAAAGAGTTGCCTATATCAAAGGTGCCCCGGAAGTACTATTACAAAGAGCTGCATATTATGATGATGGCTCTGGCATCAAGCCGCTTGATGAAAAGATGAAAAAACAGTTTGAAGAGGCTTATATCCAATATGCAAAAAGTGGGCTCCGGACCCTTGCGCTCGGATATATAATTGTTCCAGATTCTATAAAGCTTGATCCGGATGATGTAGAAAAAGATATCGTACTTCTTGGTATTGTAGGCATTATCGATCCTCCTCGTCCTGAAGTTCCAGACGCTATCAAAACGGCCCAAGAAGCAGGCATCAAAGTGATTATGATCACCGGAGATGCCCCTTTGACAGCTCTGGCTATTGCAAAAGAGATCGGTCTCAAGGCAACAAGAGCCATCACCGGCAATGAATTAGCCACAATGGATGATGATGCTTTACAAAAAGCCATCAAAGAGGATGTGATTTTTGCTCGCGTAGCACCACAGGACAAACTTCGCATCGTCGATATCTTGCAAAAAGAGGGACTCATTGTCGCAATGACAGGAGATGGAGTCAATGACGCTCCAGCACTCAAAAAAGCAGACGTAGGCATAGCCATGGGGCTTAGAGGAACAGATGTGGCAAAAGGAGCAGCAGATATTATTTTGCTCGATGACAATTTTGCATCCATCATCAAAGCAGTCAAAGAGGGAAGACGCCAGTATGACAATATCAAAAAATTTGTCACATATCTGCTCTCTTCCAATACCGGTGAAGTGATTGCCATTTTTGTCAATATTTTACTGGGAGGCCCTCTCATCTTGCTTCCTGTGCAGATACTTTGGATGAATCTTGTGACTGACGGAATGACTGCGGTGGCTTTGGGTGTAGAGCCTGCAGAAGCCGGCATTATGAAAAGACCACCCCAGGCTGTGAATGCTCCATTTTTGCAGCTGCGTGGTATTATAATGATTCTTTTGCTAGGATCCTATATCGGTTTTGGCACACTTTGGCTCTTCCACCACTATCTCTCTTTGGGATTACCACAAAATGAAGCTATTGCGTTAGCGCAAACTGTCGCCTTTACAGGTATTATTATTTTAGAAAAGATGAATGTCTTCAACTACCGAAGCCTTCATGCACCTATGCCGGTTATTGGCTTTTTTTCCAATCCATGGTTACTCCTTGCTTGGACCTTCACGGTTGGAGCACAAGTAGCTGCAGTTTATGTACCGTTTTTACAAAACGCACTCCATACAGTGCCACTGCAACTTAAAGATTGGGCACTGATTTTCGAAATAGCAGTTCCTATTTTTCTTGTTGTAGAATTGTATAAATGGTTTGAGTGGTGGGTGTTAAGGAAAAAGGGATGA
- a CDS encoding thiazole synthase, translating to MADILKIGKYEFTSRLIVGSGKYPDFKTTYDATIASGAQMITVAVRRVNITDPNKENLMDYFKDSDVQLLPNSAGCTTAEEAITLFRMVREATGIDIIKLEIIGDTQKTLYPDVIETIKACEVLANDGFTVMAYTNDDPITAKKLENAGAAAVMPLAAPIGSGLGIQNRYNVVFVKEAVNVPVIVDAGVGCASDAAIAMELGADGVLTNTAIAQAKNPIAMAEAMKHAVIAGRMSYLAGRIPKKPYATASSPSEGMIQF from the coding sequence ATGGCTGATATTTTGAAAATCGGAAAATATGAGTTTACCAGTAGACTCATTGTTGGAAGCGGGAAATACCCCGATTTTAAGACGACTTATGACGCAACCATTGCAAGTGGTGCCCAGATGATTACGGTAGCTGTACGAAGAGTCAATATTACTGATCCAAATAAAGAGAATCTTATGGACTATTTTAAAGATAGTGATGTGCAGCTTTTGCCAAACAGTGCAGGGTGTACGACGGCCGAAGAGGCGATAACGCTTTTTCGAATGGTTCGTGAAGCAACGGGTATCGATATCATCAAATTGGAGATCATTGGCGATACCCAAAAGACACTTTATCCCGATGTAATTGAAACCATCAAAGCGTGCGAAGTACTAGCCAATGACGGATTTACTGTTATGGCATATACCAATGACGATCCAATTACGGCAAAAAAGCTTGAAAATGCCGGAGCTGCAGCGGTTATGCCACTAGCAGCTCCTATTGGAAGTGGACTTGGTATCCAAAACAGATACAATGTAGTTTTTGTTAAAGAGGCTGTCAATGTTCCAGTAATTGTTGATGCCGGAGTAGGTTGCGCTAGCGATGCGGCGATCGCGATGGAATTAGGAGCTGATGGAGTTCTGACAAACACAGCAATTGCTCAGGCGAAAAATCCGATTGCTATGGCAGAAGCAATGAAACATGCAGTAATAGCGGGTCGTATGAGCTATTTAGCTGGAAGAATTCCTAAAAAACCGTATGCTACGGCTTCCAGTCCAAGTGAGGGGATGATACAGTTTTAA
- a CDS encoding M23 family metallopeptidase, which yields MKFLLFFLTILYTYVFAVTIHNGQTFIHHFDQNFSTSCKNYTSANHLLIIPFSYYTNETSCFVLIDGKKIVLTITPKKYPQESLHVPKNRVAPPKKVLKRIEKEFKEAKKIYLTTSPNNYLRGHIILPVDTSITDPFGIARIFNGKLKSYHSGTDFRALVGSPVKAINRGKVILAKKRYYAGGSIVIDHGKGIYSCYYHLSKFLIQPGDMVERGDIIGLSGKSGRVTGPHLHLTIKIKGVAVDPIQFIKTYNKTIKTVSSPHLDWKP from the coding sequence ATGAAATTTCTACTCTTTTTCCTCACCATACTATATACCTATGTATTTGCAGTAACGATTCACAATGGTCAAACATTCATTCACCATTTTGATCAAAACTTTTCCACAAGCTGTAAAAATTATACTTCGGCCAACCACCTACTCATCATTCCATTCTCCTATTACACAAATGAAACCTCCTGCTTTGTTTTAATTGATGGCAAAAAAATAGTGCTCACTATAACACCAAAAAAATATCCACAAGAGTCCCTCCATGTGCCCAAAAACAGAGTTGCTCCTCCTAAAAAAGTCTTAAAACGCATCGAAAAAGAGTTCAAAGAAGCAAAGAAAATATACTTGACAACCTCACCAAACAATTACCTCCGTGGACATATCATCTTACCCGTTGATACATCGATCACAGATCCATTTGGCATAGCAAGGATCTTCAACGGCAAACTCAAAAGCTATCATTCCGGTACCGACTTTCGAGCTTTGGTAGGTTCACCTGTCAAAGCTATCAATAGGGGAAAAGTGATATTAGCGAAAAAACGATACTATGCAGGAGGTTCTATTGTCATAGACCATGGCAAAGGTATTTATAGCTGTTACTATCATTTAAGCAAATTCCTAATCCAACCAGGAGATATGGTGGAAAGAGGGGATATTATCGGATTGAGCGGAAAAAGCGGACGAGTGACGGGACCACATCTTCATCTCACTATCAAAATCAAAGGGGTCGCTGTGGACCCCATCCAATTTATCAAAACGTATAACAAAACTATTAAAACTGTATCATCCCCTCACTTGGACTGGAAGCCGTAG
- the trxA gene encoding thioredoxin encodes MALENLTSQNFNEKVASHDIVILDFWAPWCGPCKEFGPIFEKVSQKHPEILFGKINTEEERDLAAHFNITSIPTVAIIREGIVLFMQPGLLPEEALEDLIRQVKELDMDKVREEMAKQEQNG; translated from the coding sequence ATGGCATTGGAAAATTTGACTTCACAGAACTTCAACGAAAAAGTCGCATCACACGATATTGTGATACTTGATTTTTGGGCACCTTGGTGCGGGCCTTGTAAAGAGTTTGGTCCAATTTTTGAAAAGGTCTCCCAAAAACATCCGGAAATACTTTTTGGAAAGATAAACACGGAAGAGGAAAGAGATTTGGCAGCACATTTCAACATCACTTCTATCCCTACTGTTGCTATTATAAGAGAAGGGATCGTACTTTTTATGCAGCCAGGACTCTTACCTGAAGAGGCTTTGGAAGATCTTATCCGACAAGTCAAAGAACTTGATATGGATAAGGTGCGGGAAGAGATGGCGAAGCAGGAGCAAAATGGATAA